Proteins from one Antennarius striatus isolate MH-2024 chromosome 12, ASM4005453v1, whole genome shotgun sequence genomic window:
- the tmem182a gene encoding transmembrane protein 182: protein MKLSVALFFAGLFGALAAVFILMSFGTDYWLLASESCLPNPDRPGDLGNVTEKPRDVLTTLYHEGFFWRCSFGGGEGDDDLMWKLWFTNQPHSKVCMHAYLFPFPVSHQTHNATEYDSAIVYRGFWSIFMLIGVVAVVLGGFIIICAAPFASHCLYKAGGGLFLVSGFFLLCVVVMFVLWVEVLDVVNVYIEYQRSVVCEDFDLSLNYGLSFMFAPIGIFFCLLAGLLFLLIGRTVKIHYH, encoded by the exons ATGAAGCTTAGCGTGGCGTTGTTTTTCGCAGGGCTCTTTGGGGCGTTGGCAGCCGTGTTCATCCTCATGTCTTTTGGAACTGATTACTGGCTGCTGGCCTCAGAGAGTTGCCTCCCAAACCCTGACAGACCTGGTGACCTGGGTAATGTGACCGAAAAG CCTAGAGATGTGTTGACCACCCTTTACCATGAAGGCTTCTTCTGGCGGTGTTCGTTTGGAGGCGGCGAGGGCGATGATGACCTCATGTGGAAACTCTGGTTCA CAAATCAGCCTCACTCAAAGGTGTGCATGCACGCCTACCTCTTCCCATTCCCCGTGTCTCATCAGACCCACAATGCCACAGAGTACGACTCTGCCATAG TCTACCGAGGCTTCTGGAGCATCTTCATGCTAATCGGTGTGGTGGCAGTCGTGCTCGGaggcttcatcatcatctgcgCTGCTCCATTCGCCAGCCACTGCCTGTACAAAGCAGGAGGAGGCCTCTTCCTGGTATCAG GTTTCTTCCTGCTGTGTGTGGTGGTGATGTTCgtgctgtgggtggaggtgctGGATGTGGTGAACGTCTACATAGAGTACCAGCGCTCTGTGGTGTGTGAGGACTTTGATCTGTCTCTAAACTACGGCTTGTCCTTCATGTTCGCTCCCATCGGCATCTTCTTCTGCCTCCTGGCTGGTCTTCTCTTCCTTCTCATCGGACGAACCGTTAAGATCCATTACCACTAA
- the mfsd9 gene encoding major facilitator superfamily domain-containing protein 9, translating into MTRRGWLSKLFQKPRRRTRIIQCIYVVGFMDLFGVSMIIPLLSHHVKALGASPTVAGIVGSTYGILQLFSSTIVGGWSDVVGRRYSLLTCLLLSSFGYALLGMSTSIPLFVLARIPVGLFKHSLSINRALLSDLVSESERPVVMGHFNAASSVGFILGPMVGGYLTEHEGGFYTSSFTCAVIFLINAGLVCLLPWKEVLVLCNKPDPNKDTSNGCHDNKCNKCNKSVQNGSHVNGHHQMFDANSHFRAPGKQRADLSWREVGLLQPAWRQLSSVGSKIHTVASSDMWDLFLVRLLMAIAIMLYYSNFSLAMEERFSVRPKLTGYMISYSSTLGALSGFLVGPVTRLYRNNMPTLLLHSTILTCSLILLYATAPSVWQVLLTSTFFAISTTIGRTCITDLELQRGGTQASGTLIGAGQSVTAIGRILAPLLSGLTQEISPCGPPSLGVVLALAAVSLLLIRIPKWNQSRMEKTAQL; encoded by the exons ATGACCCGCCGAGGGTGGCTTAGCAAATTATTTCAGAAACCGAGGAGACGGACGAGAATCATTCAGTGTATTTACGTGGTGGGCTTCATG GATTTGTTTGGCGTTAGCATGATCATCCCGCTACTGAGCCACCATGTGAAAGCTCTCGGAGCAAGTCCCACTGTGGCTGGGATTGTAG GATCTACGTACGGGATCTTACAGCTCTTCTCAAGCACAATAGTT GGCGGCTGGAGTGACGTGGTGGGACGGCGCTACTCCCTGCTGACGTGTCTGCTGCTCAGTTCTTTCGGCTACGCTCTGCTCGGAATGTCCACCAGCATCCCCTTGTTTGTCCTCGCAAGGATACCTGTTG GTCTGTTCAAGCACTCCCTGTCCATCAACAGAGCGCTGCTGTCGGACCTGGTGTCGGAGTCGGAGCGCCCCGTGGTGATGGGACACTTCAACGCCGCCTCCAGCGTCGGCTTCATCCTGGGTCCCATGGTGGGCGGCTACCTCACCGAGCACGAGGGGGGGTTTTACACATCGTCCTTCACCTGTGCGGTCATCTTCCTCATTAATGCAG GACTGGTTTGCCTGCTGCCGTGGAAAGAAGTGTTAGTTCTTTGTAACAAACCCGACCCCAACAAAGACACAAGTAACGGCTGCCACGAtaataaatgcaataaatgcAATAAGTCGGTTCAGAACGGCTCCCACGTGAACGGCCACCATCAAATGTTTGACGCTAACTCGCACTTCAGGGCTCCAGGCAAGCAGAGAGCTGACCTCAGCTGGAGGGAGGTGGGTCTGCTCCAGCCCGCCTGGAGGCAGCTGTCCTCAGTGGGCTCCAAGATCCACACGGTGGCCTCCTCCGACATGTGGGACCTGTTCCTGGTGCGTCTGCTCATGGCCATAGCCATCATGCTGTATTACAGCAACTTCTCTCTGGCGATGGAGGAGCGTTTCTCCGTCAGACCCAAACTGACTGGTTACATGATCAGCTACAGCAGCACACTGGGGGCTCTGTCCGGGTTCCTGGTGGGGCCGGTGACACGCCTCTACAGGAACAACATGCCCACTTTGCTGCTTCATTCCACAATCCTCACCTGCTCGCTCATTTTGCTGTATGCGACCGCCCCCAGCGTGTGGCAGGTGCTGCTCACCTCTACCTTCTTTGCCATTTCCACCACTATCGGAAGGACGTGCATCACAGACCTGGAGCTGCAGAGAGGGGGGACGCAGGCCAGCGGGACTCTGATAGGAGCGGGACAATCTGTGACGGCCATCGGACGAATCCTGGcccccctcctctctggtctGACCCAGGAGATCAGTCCTTGTGGTCCTCCCAGTCTGGGAGTGGTCTTGGCTCTTGCAGCTGTTAGTTTACTACTGATCAGGATTCCCAAATGGAACCAAAGTCGGATGGAAAAAACAGCCCAACTCTGA